The DNA sequence aaaaacaaacaaacatttgaataaCGTAAAACGTCCCTAAACatttcaagaataaaaaaataaaaaaaacgaggaaaaggcaaaaaatgacaactgGATTTGAATGAATGGCTAACCTCAGGGTTGTGTGACGCAGTAACCATGATTCCAATGGTACTTTTAGTTTTCTTGGAGCGCAGCACTGCCAGCAGGCCCATTCGGAACATTATGTGGTCCAAATGTATGGAATTGCTTCTGAAGCCGGCTGTTCCATACTGCAAAGCCAAACCTGCAGGCTTTGGATGCAGGATGGACTGCTTTGACACCTCCTCAAACTGAGCCATCTCTgtaaaaccaaagcaaaaatGACCGTTTCTTGTGGAAAATGTATGAAATTTACATAATAAATTACTAATGTAGACGTTTGGGGCCTTTCTCAATCTGTCAGgatcaaaataaatattcactAGACTGAATTACGGGGTAAAACATCTGTTTACTtgtaaacaacttttaaaactttcaagaaaaaaatatacaaaagcaTTTGGAGGTGTTGGTACGtcgtcttttttaaacttttaatttgtttttttttgattaagtcagcagtttttttctttttattaagttCATGATACCTGGTTATTTTACTGTTCTTATACTTgtatgtcattgtttttatattcataTGTCATTGATTTGTATACTTTtatgacattgttttttatAATATACTTTTTATGTCATTGCTCTTATACTTGTttgagtgtttatttttatccttaggtcttttatatgttttgtggcaaatggaccttgagtctgtaataaagtttattatgtattattattattattattattttcatacCATTTTAAAGAAGTAGTTCTTCAAAAGAAATCCCACTgattatttgtatttatatagACACATTTCAAAACCactaaaataaaagccaaaaattTGAAACTAGTGGGATACAATACATTTAGGAATCAAAATGGTAACAATTATTGTTACctgtttcaataaataaaatcaaattaaacaaGTTTcgtgtttgttttctgtatttaactgcttcctttttttaaatcatcttttaACCACAATTAATATAGcttctctgaaataaaaactttatttacaggaaggggaaaaaaaacagagccaATGAACGCACCACACTAAGTGTACAAACACATGTAGCATAAACAGAGGACAAAGTTTAAGCCTATTCTACAAGCAGGATTGTGTGGCTCATTGTAAAGATAATAACGCTCAATAAAATGGACGTTTTTGTCGAATAAATGAAACACTATCCGACAGAGTGAGCTTCGTTAAAGTTAACACGACACACACACAGCGCGATCGCAGTGTTCTTACAATAGTCGCCGCTCTGAACAcaatctttttgtgtgtgtgtgacaaaatTGATTCACTTACTGTACTTTATTTATGTGGAGATTTGTGAAGCAGAGCAGTGTGCAGAACTTCCTCTTTCTTGTAGTAGTGACACTCCCCATTGACGACGTGGCTCCAGTTCCGGGTACGTCACGTGACGTAATACGCAGCGCGTGACTGGAGAGTTCTGCTCTGCAGGTGTGCTAAAttaatttaatgttattttcctgcttttttattatctaaaagacactgcttttaaaaactattccaagttttaaataatttattaaattacaatagacattataaataaaaagtaccGTAAAACAAGTTTATAGgctattaaaataatttcaaattaagACTACATTTTTATCAGTGTTATagaacctaaaataaaaaataaaataaaaaaacagttaaaggcAAATATGGGATGAAACGAGGCGGAGGGTTAAAGAGTAGTAGAgggtaaaaaaacaatagttacCTTTTCTCCGTTACTCGAATTCTCGTTGTGCGCAGTGTTGGCGACACCACCGGGAGCGCTGCGCATTTTCCGTCGCTCCGAGAAGACGACCACAGCAGCCAGGGCGGCGTTTCCCATCCGAACCGCAGCCCTTGTGTCTGGCAGCCGAAGAAGACATTGCGGGTtcttctcttattttgaaagcctTTTTAATCTAATGCAGGAAAGGGAGTCAGATTTGATGCCTCGGCTCACGACGCGCTGATTCCTTTCATCAtccaaatatttatatattttttaaggatCTAGGAGGCTTCGGTCGGGTAGGTTTTTTAGGGGGGGCAATTTTTACTCCTTGTGAGGGACAAAACGGCCGTTATTGCCACCGAGTGTTACATAACCGAGTTGCTTTAGCTGTCCAAGGTGCTGAACTGAACGCTAGAAGAAGCCTACAACAGGCCCATCTGTGGGGAATACACAACCTTTGCGTAAGTCTTTCTCATTCCAAAGCGCGAATTATCAACGTGATCCCGCCACATGATCTGAATTGGACATATATTTGCTGCTTTTAGCCCATTTTGTTTGTCGTTTTTCGCCCCCACAGAAGGTCACAGGCCTATTAACCGGGAGGAAGGCGAGAGCCCAAAAGACGGACCAGCAGAAGCCGCCggatctttttccattttttctatttttgtttttatttttgctccgcGGTGAAACAAATTGCTGAGGGTTTCTGTGCAGCATCGAGAAAATGTCGGGGCAAACGCTCACTGATCGCATTGCCGCTGCGCAATACCAGCTAACGGGATCGGATATGGCCAGGGCTGTATGCAAAGCCACCACTCATGAAGTGATGGCGCCCAAGAAAAAGCACCTGGAGTGTAAGTGCtgttcatttcaacattttgtagAGGCACTAATGCGTCTCCCACAACACATCACGTGCAGCGGTGCAGCAATGAGTTATGTGCTTCATATTGATTCCTTCATCTTAATTGGGTGTGGTGCTATAGGAAAATATTGACAAAGAATAAAAAGCCAATGACAGTTTTCATGTTTGTGTAAAGCCACTTTAATGCATTAGTTGCAATACGCGAGATAATGTACCCAAAAAGCACACAAATTTaatgtgcaggtgtgtttgaacaAAGTCAATACAGCTTTATTGACACATCCTAAAATGACAGAGAGGGGCGCTTTCATGAGGGAGACAGTACAGATAGTCACACTGCAGATGACCTGTGGTTTGATTGGTTTTGGTCCTTCATCTTCTCCTTAGTTCTTATATCTTGGGATCTACTCCTGTGTTGAATAATTTAATAATGAGCCAGTGACTGCTTTGCATTATTCACACAGCCAAAGGTGATAAGGCTAAAGCTAGAATGCACAGTGGACCATTGCCACCGTCCCGCATCTATCTTTAACTTTTCAACAGTGAAGACCTGAACTTGTAAGACTGATAccctctttctgtttttgtcgaCTTCTGAtattacaaacacacaccagaAACACTTATTTGGCTACTGGTGTGCTTCAGCTGCATTCAAAATCCAAATTTTGTTTTCCAGCAGGATTCTAGTCAATGAGAGTATTTTGTGTCTCTTTCTGGGGCGGTGTATGTAGGCCACTGTGCTTCTTTTGCACAgtgaattggaaaaaaatcttcacctcaaaacacagaaataaaatccaccgagatttaaaagaaacagaCACAGCAGAAAGAATAAAGGCACAAAGCTGCAGAACATTTGAAGAGGCAAAAGACGATCTGGTTGCAAGATTGAAGAGTATTCCttaagctgcagctaaagggTTTTACTATGACATTACAGATGAATATCTGGAAACAGCTGGATGGTAATTTACATATGCATACACCCCCCAAGTATTTATTGGTACTCTTATTGGAATTTCACGGTCCACACTGTCTACATTGCCTTATCATTAAGTTGTCATGGGCATTaaagaaatgtacattttactTAATAGACTTAAAAATTGTTAATTGCCTACGTCCTAAATTGAAAATCGCAGTTCGCAAAGCTAGATATGTGATTTTTGAAGAAGTGATGATGCACAAATCTGCTTTGTTCAGCACTGACGAAGGAGCAGTAGGCGGTGTAAAACCATGGGTGGCAAAAGTCAGACTAGTGCATTCGATCTACAGCCAACCCGACAACACTGACACTTGCTATTGTCACATTGCTGTTAATATTTGTAGTTTGGGAGATCTAggtgagaacaaaacaaaattttctaCATACTGTACATtcacacaaatataaaaataaaaaagacaagaaaagaatATACAGAATATACATGCCCAACATTTTTCAGCATTTGCATGCTGAAAAAGACATGGTTTGAAGTAGAAATCTCCTTTGTGTGACATCTGAAGCCTCAGTTACTGTCActtcccttttttccttttaaagagTAAATAATTAttgcaaatcaaattaaaaagcaaagagacatgtcaaaatagtaaaaataagtACTATTTATGTCTAACtgtaaaatgttacaatttGACTGTCTACATCTGTGCACcaattcttctttgttttgaaaaatacaactattcattacattttttttagacttgATGTCTGATTACAAGTTGGCAGCATATAGTCAAGGCTTTCTGACATTTACTGTGATTTTTGGGGGTCAATGTTTTCGCATTTTGTGAATTTTGATTACACTGTTGCAATCACAACTGCACACAAGTGTATGAGTGCCACAGTGTGAGGACTCTCCGAGAAAGAAAGGTTTTGATATCTCACTGCAGACACAGTCCCCATGGCTGCATACTTCCTAAATTAAAACTCCTCCTTCCTCTATTCCCGCTTGGTCATGTGCAGGGTCACAGGGGTCATTGGATCTTATCTCAGCCACTGTTAAGCAGATGCAAGGAAACCCATGGAGTCTGTCAGTCCGTCACAGGGACAGACAAACTCACATTTCCCTTTAAGGATGGGCTTAGAGTCACCattcaacctatgaagcatgtttaagAATGATGGGGAAAAGTAGAAGATGCAAACTCCTCATATTAAGGTTGTTGTGAGGCGACTGTGCAAAACACTATGCCACCATTCAGTTCTAAATAAATTCGAATTATTTTGTGCAATCTGGGCGCATTTTCTGAAAGTTACAGATTGATTTTTGTATAATTgtggatttgaaaaaaaaaaggcagatagCTTCAGATCTTTGGCCTCTGTGTACACAAAATACAACAATGCCTGATTACTTCAAAAAAATTTCTGGTGCACAAATGAAACTGCTCCGTCACTTTTCTTTGCCACCACTCTAAGAGTGCAATAAAagtattcattattttaaatttaatagaACAATTTCTATTTAAATTCTGGCAGATATTTGAAATTTGACTTGAAATGATTGTATatcaatctgtttttatgtacattttCGTAAGAACTTTTGCTTGTTGAGCACACAATCTTCATGAGGAAATGTCAGCATACAAATAAAATCttcttttgaaagaaatacattttaatttggaaTAGACATGTGGGAAATGGTTGGCACTCACCTTTTCAAACTTTCTCACAGGTTAAATCTTGAGCACAATGCCACCTATTCCTATTTAACCCTTTCCATTTCGCTGATTAAGTATGGTTGTTAGTaccattttcaaatttttctggaattttctgTCTAGTTTTAAAGTGGTTTGTTGTGTAACTTTTAGTAGCACAGGTATCTCAGCTTGACTCGGTCACAAAGTAGAAAATAAACAGACCCACACTCTTACACAGCATGAAGTCTCACTGTTCATTCTTAGAAACCCTCTTCAGGCGCTGGATTAGCATAAGAGTCTTTATTTAACCCTGCCAATCCTCATTATGCGTCTACACACGGTTTGCATGTCAGTGTGTGTTCGTTTAGGTGATGATGCCACAACAGAAAGCATGGATCTGTGATAAGCCCCATCTGGCAACAGGTTTAACACCATTGAATTGTTGAAATCAGACATTCAAAAGCAGTTAATAAAAGCGGTGTAGCTGAGAAAACGGCTGTGCTCACCATGTTAGCAGAAATATTGTCTCGTAGCTGCGTCTGTGACATGATATTATTATATAATCACATTTCCCCTTTGTGGACTGTGTCTCTGCCTGCATATTATATGAAAAAGGCTGCAGAGAAGGTTTGAACAATATGACTAAAATCCAACACAAGGAAGAGATCGTGGGTGGAAATGATCAACAGTAGAGAATTCCAGACAGTACTTTGGGAAATGAGGTGCTACAGAGGAATAATGTTAGTGCAGTCTTCATTAAGCATAAAAAACATCATTAGAGGTGCTGCCATCTGGTAGTCAGGGGTTTGAGTCTAATTAGTTGTAGAAAGATCTGAAGAAATTTTGAAATCATCATCTGTAAGATAACAAATAGGCACGGTTTTAGAATTCCTTCAGTCGGAAAATGTAATGGTGGAGTCACGACAGTCTAACATCCTACAAGACAAAGGATCAGTGTTTAGCATTAATCTGTTTTTAGGCTTTTAGCTATAGATCGCATCTGGTATCCCACTGGGTTCTGACATCAAGCAGCTGTGGAATTGGCCCTCCTTTCCTTTCCATTCTTCAAATCTCTTTTATCACCTTGCTGTTGTTAGCCCTGGTAAAAAATGCAGGTCTATTTCCGGCGTCTTCAAGGCTGCAGTGGAGTGGCCTTCCTTTTAGGCCTCCTTCAATGATGTTTCCCAATATCTGTCTTGTGGACTTACATTTATATAGAATCTTCAAAAGGAGCTGCCCTCCTGTCTATTTATTACTCTGATGTCAAACAGGTTTATAGCTTAGACTGCATGACTGAGGTCTCTGATCTGAAAACATCTTCCTTTGAATATCAACAGCGAATTGAGAACTCTGCTGACACACCCGTAATGCTGTCTTTTTCTGTGTATAAAGTAGCAACCGGAGAAGAAGAgacattctttttttcctctgtatATATGTGGAATAAAAAATTGGGATCTGCTCAGAAGTTAGCAGTAACATCAAATCGGAAGATGAATAAAGAGTTGCCTACACTACAAGTTTCTTTTTACAATTTCTTTTCTGTGTGGTTAAATgttctgttgtttctgtgcttgTAGATCTAGTATCAGCCACCAATACCACCAATGTGAACATCCCTCAGATGGCTGACACACTGTTTGAGCGCTCCACCAATGCCAGCTGGGTGGTCGTCTTCAAGGCGCTCGTCACCACTCACCATTTGTGTGTCCATGGCAACGAGGTTAGCCAGAGGAAACGATATTATAATGCTGTAAAATAAGTGAATGTAGTTTAAAGAGTATCTTTGGAGGgtaatttgtttgtgtgtgtgtggagggtgtTCTCAATGAAGTCTGAGCCCCACAGATCAAGTATTcatgtattcattcatttaccCTAAACCATaagtataattttgtttttcagaggtTTATTCAGTACTTGGCTTCAAGGACCTCCCTGTTCAACCTCAGCAACTTCATTGACAAAACTGGCTCCCATGGTAAGAATATAAAACTTGGACTCTAGTTTAGGGCATATAAGTGACAGTATGGCTTGTTTTTCACTGTAATcacaagaaaaatcaaagaaaaaccaaacataCTATTTAGATTATGTAACCTTTTTAGTCTTTGATTGTCATTAGTCACCAATGTTCTCTGACGACACtttcacatgcagcttttggaaaaacaaaaactgcttaAAAGATGCACaatattctatttatttttgacatggATTGGATAAGTCCCATTAATGTGTTTGTGGATAAACAAACATGTGCATAAACATTAGTGAAGCTCCTGAGAACTCGTTGATTAATTTCTGACTTAAAATGCCTTTCTGTTGAGGCTATGACATGTCCACATTCATTCGGCGGTATGGACGATACTTGAATGAGAAAGCCTTCGCTTACCGCCAAATGGCTTTTGACTTCACCAGAGTCAAGAAAGGGTAAGTTTTAAGATGAAGTAAAATTGAAACAGCTGAGTATGTTCTTTTTATCCCCTAAAAACGCTCTTCATATTGTTTCCTCCCAGAGCTGAAGGAGTGATGAGAACCATGACGACTGAGAAGCTCCTGAAGGGCATGCCTGTGCTGCAGACCCAGATTGACACGCTCCTGGAGTTTGATGtgcgtcttttttttctgtgtgtgctccttttgttgttttcaggtCAGGGAGCCTAACTTCACTGTTTCTCCTCTCAGGTTCATCCAAAGGAGCTGAACAACGGGATCATCAATGCTGCTTTCTTGCTTCTCTTCAAGGATCTGGTCAAACTGTTTGCATCCTACAACGATGGGATCATCAACCTTTTAGGTCATTGACCTAAAAGCAGGTTTGCAAATACAATCAAGTGATGTTTGGAtgcattaacttttttttttttttttttactttgcagaGAAATtctttaagatgaaaaaaagtgaATGTAAGGAAGCCTTGGAGATTTACAAGAGGTTCTTGACCAGGGTGACCAAAATTGGAGAGTTTATGAAGCTGGCTGAGGTAATACTAAACTACTCAAAATTTCTGTTAAGTGCATAGTCAAgagctaacatttttttttctgtgttttctttaacaGACAGTTGGTGTTGAGAAAAATGACATTCCAGACATCAACTATGTAAGTTACATTTTAGTGAAATGTGTTCGTTTGCCTTCCCTTGAAGCTCTGGGACCAAAAATATTATGCGCATAAATGTCATCATTCCCTCCCTGCACATACTTACACAGAAGCCCATGACTCATCCCACACCATCTCCCTACATAGTGTCTCCACCCTGGGGTTGTGGTGGATCTAGCAGACTCGGATGATGAAGATTGTCCCTTTAAACCTGTTGAGGACCCGGTAACCACATAAACAAAGGGGTGCCCTTGGTTTACTGCCTGTTCAAGTACAGGATGACGTGTTGGCATGTCGAGTTATTTCCAGACTCAAATAATTGTGTGTCTCCATTTACACATGAATGCTAGGATTGAAGTGAGACatctcaagttttttttttaatcctgctgttttatgtttttttgtttctactcTCATAAACCTTTATGCATGCATTCTAAAATTAGCTCAAAACTTGCGtactaaatgtaaaatattgttGTCATTTCTCACTTTTAGCACCTGTCTGTTTCAAGCTGCCACGAACCATATTTTCTTCTTTCCCATTGATGTACAAGAAACCAAAtaatgcagataaaaaaatccCCTCTGCCCAGCAGGCACATCTGGATTAAATACAACAATAACAGCAACTATGCATTGCGATGAAGGGGAAATGCACACAGATAAAACATGCAATCTTTCTTTAGCAAAGAAGGTTCTGAATTAaacataaagtattttatggtttatttgaaaaaaaattagtaaaaaacattcacaatCTAATGTCGTTTTTGTGTCCTTTGTGTTTTCAGGCTCCCAGCAGTATCCTGGAGTCTCTGGAAACACACATGAACGGTCTTGAAGATGtaaaaggtggaaaaaaggGGTGAGCTTCTTTACATTTATAGCAGCAAAATTTTGTTAAGGGGACCTTAAATTAAAGTAAGCTCAGTATTTTTATCTACTAGAATATTTTTCCAAGTTTCTGCCATGAAGTAACACAGGTTATTTGTCTTGGTTGTGACATCACATCCTCTAAGAAGTTCAATTCACCTTTTTCATGTACAATTTTTTGAAGTGGGCAGAATGGAATTTCATTTTCCTTAACACGGAACCTTTAAAGGAATCATTATGAAAAATGCTGGAAGGAAGAgatgtttccatgttttcctTTAACCCTCCTCTCTTTTATCCTTCTGTTTGTTGATTTGGAAACGACAGCGAAGGGTGAGCATTTGTTGACTgctttgtttggagtttgcatAGAGAACTGTACAGATGTAGTCACTGTTTCTCAGGTCCACCATAAGCTGAGTTTAACCTTTGTTCACATGTGAAATATCTAGATGCTCATTCTTCACCCAAAGTTCCTGCTAACTTGATTCACATGGAAAACAGTGTATTTGTGTTCTGTCTATACGTGAGAGTCACATGATGGATATACAGTGAACAGCATGCATGCTGGTATTGACAATGTGGATCACTATATGAGGAGTTTCTATTCCacaagtcaactttattgttgtttatttctaCATATACCATTATacagcaaataaataaagtatttgcACTCTGGAAATGTACTCCTCACGTGATCACATGTGCTCAGTCAATATTTATCCATCTAATTTACACCAATGTACCGGTACTCAGTTAAAGCCAGTGACTAACTGTTTCCTCTCATATTTTTATTCTTGTAGGTCCCcaacaaaggtaaaaaaaaacatggagaagTATTCTCATATTCTCTACTGTGATCTTCCTGTCTGACAAACCATCTGTGACAtgctcctctgatgatcttacAGGGTTCTCCAACGAACAATGTGTCTCCCACCTCAACTCCTGCCAAATCTTCAAACGCTGTTCCCACACTGCAGCCTCCTCCTGGGGACAGTGCAGCcggtgctgctgcagctcccgAACCAGCGGAGGAGTAAGTTCTCCTCTTTTATCACATACGTATATCATTATATATGGTCGCCATAAAtctagattaaaataaaattaaatgggTGGCTTGGATGTAGGAATATTTAATGTactttgttttgaaatttttatatttaaggcATACactttttaatgaagcaaatggGAGTATTATGAGAGCCAAACCTGATTTTCTTTTGCAGTTTGACATCAGGACACATACAATTACCTTATTGTAAAATTATATTTGggtccttttttatttactcatGCCTAAACATTAACCTACAAGCCATTTAATGGCATTTTATTATAAAGTTTACTTGTCGAATTTGAGTCTTTAACCAATAAAAACCCAAGGTGACATCGGTGTAACAAAAGGTCTGTGGTCCACTTAGTCTGTGGTATATTCCatataattgttttttctttccagaaaaaatgtttagggTTCCAATGGGTTAAACAAATCAGTACCCAGTAGTTTATTGAGGAATCTTATTCTTAAGTGCTACCGTCAGTGTAATTTTTATTGCCAAAGATgtgcttttttaaatcactgacAGATTTCACTacacagatatttttttatcatcctattaTTAAAAATGCCACTGTTTTCATATAATATATTTTGAACAATAAAGATTTGaagctatttttgttttatttcaagtcTGAGTTAAGTTGCTTAAGTTATGACTTGAATGTTGTCTCCAGCTCTCTGTTGGACTTGGATCCACTGTCCTCCACTGGTCCTTCCGCAGCATCAGCTGCTCCAACATCTTGGGGGGGTGAGTGTAGAGAGTTTAATGCTGACCCTTCATTTGAGAGCTAATATGAAACAATGACTTGTTCTGGCTCCAGagaaacagcagcaaagaaaagaaaactcattTTAGTAATatgtttaaataactttaatattttttccttttttttattccaacgTAGATCTTCTTGGATCAGGTAGGAGCACCTTCCATCATACCTTTAGGATATTTCCCATATTGATCTGTTCAACTATTTTATATAACAAAAGGGACCCTTTAGGGCtaagaacattttgaaatagCCTTGCCAGAATGACATAGTTACctcattttttgtctttgtagtCTGAGTACtgatttcttctgttttctctcCCCTTCCTCCACATACTCCATTgtctgttttttggttttataatGGGGGCTTTTTTGGTGGTTGCTTTCTTATTTATCACTTATGACTGGCGGTGttggatatttttttaactttgtttcgTGCACATGTGGATCATGTCAATCTACTTGatccaaaactgtttttgtttgaatttttgtttttgtttttttggctttcaCATTTGCGTTACATCGGTGACTCCTCTTGCTCCTTTGGTTGC is a window from the Oryzias latipes chromosome 24, ASM223467v1 genome containing:
- the LOC101157906 gene encoding clathrin coat assembly protein AP180 isoform X8, producing the protein MSGQTLTDRIAAAQYQLTGSDMARAVCKATTHEVMAPKKKHLEYLVSATNTTNVNIPQMADTLFERSTNASWVVVFKALVTTHHLCVHGNERFIQYLASRTSLFNLSNFIDKTGSHGYDMSTFIRRYGRYLNEKAFAYRQMAFDFTRVKKGAEGVMRTMTTEKLLKGMPVLQTQIDTLLEFDVHPKELNNGIINAAFLLLFKDLVKLFASYNDGIINLLEKFFKMKKSECKEALEIYKRFLTRVTKIGEFMKLAETVGVEKNDIPDINYAPSSILESLETHMNGLEDVKGGKKGEGSPTKGSPTNNVSPTSTPAKSSNAVPTLQPPPGDSAAGAAAAPEPAEDSLLDLDPLSSTGPSAASAAPTSWGDLLGSEMGDSMLSEPALTAEPTPSSTAAAAPAPAAAEPGVTLAPPTSSTAATSPGTANMDLLGEAFATSASTTEAPAATAEGGAAATSAPATNAGTDPFAPSDGSANAVSSGLDLFSMMTEENNSSLDACFNSAAPQSSPSPSSSPLFTSSSSIIVTTATISATNTSNPVTDLFSADVFNSPAPNLSSAPPPKIDTGAILSLFGDSTGGDASAAAPAAAPAAPGAELMSDLTMGTPAAPQAGAPAAGAPMMPMGRQGFPATGGTPGAQMSPGMAQSPRKPAPPRNALDDLNIKDFM